In the Tenrec ecaudatus isolate mTenEca1 chromosome 16, mTenEca1.hap1, whole genome shotgun sequence genome, one interval contains:
- the DKK1 gene encoding dickkopf-related protein 1: MTARGAVATARLWVALVAAALCGHPLRGVSASLNLVLNSNAIKNLPPSLGGAAGHAGSSVSVAPGILYEGANKYQSVDNYQPYPCAEDEECGSDEFCASPARGPGAGGQICLACRKRRKRCLRHAMCCAGNFCRNGMCMPSDHNHFSLGEIEETVIESFGKDHSPLDGNSRRTTQSSQMYHTKGQEGSVCLRSSDCATGLCCARHFWSKICKPVLKEGQVCTKHRRKGSHGLEIFQRCFCAEGLSCRIQKEHHQANNSSRLHTCQRH; the protein is encoded by the exons ATGACAGCTCGGGGCGCAGTGGCAACCGCCCGGCTCTGGGTCGCCCTGGTGGCGGCGGCTCTTTGCGGCCACCCTCTGCGCGGGGTGAGCGCTTCCTTGAACTTGGTGCTCAATTCCAACGCCATCAAAAACCTGCCCCCGTCGCTGGGCGGCGCTGCCGGACACGCAGGCTCCTCCGTCAGCGTGGCGCCAGGAATCCTGTACGAGGGCGCGAACAAGTATCAGTCCGTTGACAACTACCAG CCGTACCCGTGCGCTGAAGACGAGGAGTGCGGCTCGGACGAGTTCTGCGCGAGTCCCGCCCGAGGACCGGGTGCGGGCGGGCAAATTTGCCTGGCCTGCAGGAAGCGGCGGAAACGCTGCCTGCGCCACGCGATGTGCTGCGCCGGGAATTTCTGCAGAAACG GGATGTGTATGCCTTCTGATCACAATCATTTCAGCCTAGGGGAAATTGAGGAGACCGTTATCGAAAGCTTTGGTAAAGACCATAGCCCCTTGGATGGGAACTCCAGGAGAACCACACAATCGTCCCAAATGTATCATACCAAAG GACAAGAAGGCTCTGTCTGTCTCCGATCATCAGACTGTGCCACAGGGTTGTGCTGTGCTAGACACTTCTGGTCCAAGATCTGCAAACCTGTCCTCAAAGAAGGTCAAGTGTGCACCAAGCACAGGAGAAAAGGCTCCCATGGGCTGGAGATATTCCAGCGCTGTTTCTGTGCGGAAGGTCTATCTTGCCGGATACAGAAAGAACACCATCAAGCCAATAATTCTTCTAGGCTTCACACCTGCCAGAGACACTAA